A genomic window from Glycine soja cultivar W05 chromosome 10, ASM419377v2, whole genome shotgun sequence includes:
- the LOC114371542 gene encoding uncharacterized protein LOC114371542 yields the protein MASMGSFCESGWEWSFSWRRNLFDNEMGRASEFIDQTTSISPSATLKDSWVWGADPKGIFSTNSAYLYVKAEHLDEDQCLGFQHLWNIKIPPRALVFAWRLLWDRLPTKDNLIRRHVTIENDLCPFCQNKAESASHLFFLCHKVMPLWWEFNSWVKEPRVLHCRPMDNFLQHSPMTGLKDTN from the coding sequence ATGGCAAGCATGGGATCCTTTTGTGAATCTGGGTGGGAATGGAGCTTTTCTTGGAGACGCAATCTGTTTGATAATGAAATGGGAAGAGCCTCAGAGTTTATTGATCAAACGACTTCAATTAGTCCATCTGCAACTTTGAAAGACTCTTGGGTGTGGGGAGCTGACCCTAAAGGAATTTTCTCTACCAATTCTGCCTATCTTTATGTCAAAGCTGAACATCTTGATGAAGATCAGTGTCTTGGTTTCCAGCACCTATGGAACATCAAAATCCCTCCTAGAGCTTTAGTTTTTGCTTGGAGACTTTTGTGGGACAGATTGCCCACTAAGGATAATTTAATTAGGAGGCATGTTACCATTGAAAATGATCTCTGCCCCTTTTGTCAAAACAAAGCTGAATCTGCCTCTCACTTGTTCTTCTTGTGTCATAAAGTTATGCCTCTATGGTGGGAATTTAATTCGTGGGTTAAGGAACCTAGAGTGCTCCATTGTAGGCCTATGGATAATTTCCTCCAGCACTCTCCCATGACAGGATTGAAGGATACCAACTGA